The Priestia megaterium NBRC 15308 = ATCC 14581 region GTTAACATTAAAATACCAAGTAGCGTAATCTCTTGCATTAACGACAGGTCGACTCCATACGCTTGAGCGATAAAGATAGCAGCCATTGATAAGTAGATTGCTGTTCCATCTAGGTTAAATGAGTAACCAGTTGGAATGACAAGTCCTACTACAGATTTTGAACATCCGTACTTCTCCATTTTGTCCATCATTTTTGGCAGTGCAGATTCCGAAGAAGACGTACCTAATACAAGTAGAATTTCTTCTTTAATAAAAGCAATGAATTTAAAAATATTAAATCCATAAATCTTAGCAATGGTTCCAAGTACAAATACAATAAATAAGAACATAGTAATGTAAACAGATCCCATTAAGAAACCGAGTTTTTGAAGAGAGCCTATTCCAAAGTTACCGATCGTATAAGCCATCGCTCCAAACGCGGCAATAGGTGAAAGTTTCATAATCATATTAACAATTCCAAAGAAAATATCTGTACAGCGTTCAAAGAATGTAATGACAGGAGCCGCTTTTTCGCCGAGTGTAGCTGTAGCCATTCCAAATAGTACGGCAAAGAATAAGATTGGCAATAATTCACCATTTGCCATTGCGCCAAATACGCTGTCTGGAATAATTCCCATGATAAACTCCATAAAGCCATGCTCCGCTTCAGCTGCTTGCTGCGTATATTGAGTAACATCAGCTCCGCTTGCGCCATTGATATTAAAGCCAGCCCCAGGTTTGATAAAGTTTACAACGATAATTCCAATTGCTAAGGCAAAAGTAGTGACAATCTCAAAGTATAAAAGAGCTTTACCTCCAATTCGTCCCACTTTCTTTAAATCTCCCATGCTTCCGATACCGATGACCACTGTTAAGAAAATAATTGGGGCAATCACCATCTTAATTAATTTAATGAAGATATCAGCCAATACTTTTAATTTAGCTCCAAATTCAGGAAACATGAAGCCAATTGCAATACCAAGAAGGATACCGATAACAACTTGAACAGTTAGATTTTTAAAACTTAATTTCATACGTAATGCTCCTTTCGAGAATGTTTTTGTTAACGTTTACATTATTCTTATCCTTATATTAACTGATAATTTTAACTATTTATATTTCTGGTGATAATGTTCTTTTTGGTCATTTTGGTCAAAAAAAGTGATGAACATATAGTCATCACTTTTTGCTTTCGATATTTTTTATTTGTTGAATGATATCAAGCGTTTGTTTTGTGGCATTGTTTTCAAACGATTGATAAAGAGAGTTAAACTGTTTTTTCCATTCAGCTTTTTGTAAATCATTTAAGTAATAAACGCGCATGCCAGATTTATTTTTTATTTGCTGCAGCTGTTCATCGTTCATCATTTTTGATTGAGTCCAAATCCAGTTAGTTGTTTCTACCATTGCATCACTTAATAGTTGTTTTACATCTTCAGGGAGGCTGTCCCAATACTTTTCATCCATTAGAACAGCGTAGCCCAAGTATCCATGGTTGCTGATGGTCATATATTTTTGCAGCTCGTACAAACGTTTTGAATAAATATTAGAAATGGTATTTTCCTGTCCATCAAATTCCTGTCGTTCAAGGGATTGATATACTTTATTAAACGAGACAGCCTGAGGCTTGGCGCCAAGAAGTTCAAATTGTTTTTTGATTACTTCACTTGGCATAATGCGAAATGTTTGACCTTGAAAATCTGCTGGATGGAGCAAAGGT contains the following coding sequences:
- a CDS encoding DctP family TRAP transporter solute-binding subunit, which produces MKMFIGASIIVSVFLMIYVFLQYTVINQDNVYHDDEQKGLNKQIVINFSHVVAENTPKGLAAQKFAEIVNQKSDGKVKIEVYSNGVLYSDDEELAALRRNDVQMIAPSISKLSDLSSTWQLFDLPFIFDDYSEAKQVFTGKIGQDLLSTLQEKNIKGLALWSNGFKQMTSNTKPLLHPADFQGQTFRIMPSEVIKKQFELLGAKPQAVSFNKVYQSLERQEFDGQENTISNIYSKRLYELQKYMTISNHGYLGYAVLMDEKYWDSLPEDVKQLLSDAMVETTNWIWTQSKMMNDEQLQQIKNKSGMRVYYLNDLQKAEWKKQFNSLYQSFENNATKQTLDIIQQIKNIESKK
- a CDS encoding dicarboxylate/amino acid:cation symporter, with translation MKLSFKNLTVQVVIGILLGIAIGFMFPEFGAKLKVLADIFIKLIKMVIAPIIFLTVVIGIGSMGDLKKVGRIGGKALLYFEIVTTFALAIGIIVVNFIKPGAGFNINGASGADVTQYTQQAAEAEHGFMEFIMGIIPDSVFGAMANGELLPILFFAVLFGMATATLGEKAAPVITFFERCTDIFFGIVNMIMKLSPIAAFGAMAYTIGNFGIGSLQKLGFLMGSVYITMFLFIVFVLGTIAKIYGFNIFKFIAFIKEEILLVLGTSSSESALPKMMDKMEKYGCSKSVVGLVIPTGYSFNLDGTAIYLSMAAIFIAQAYGVDLSLMQEITLLGILMLTSKGAAGVTGSGFITLAATLAAFPMIPVEGIALLIGVDRFMSEARAITNLIGNGVATVVVSKMENEFHPPVETVQDVNSAPPLAK